In Psychrobacter sp. P11G3, a single genomic region encodes these proteins:
- a CDS encoding protein adenylyltransferase SelO — MRYQNTYVNLDTRLYHEQPPTPLDNPRVGHFNTQVAKQLGWTNDEDLMTNWVEILGGQYVPADFKPLSMAYAGHQFGQWAGQLGDGRGLLMAQVLDNDGQPQDLHLKGAGLTPYSRMGDGRAVLRSTIREYLCGHALTQLGIPSSNALGFVVSDTRVRRERIEVGAALMRVADSHIRLGHVEWIASFAPDVLGEFTDYMIDTYYPECRNSETPVLAFLTAVVERTARMIADWQLIGFAHGVMNTDNLSITGSTLDFGPFGFMERFNPAWINNHSDHTGRYAYQNQPAIGHWNLNVWLPHFMRLEGVTRETLAECLAPYEATFMQHYQQGLCRKLGLPHQRESLSLAFEWLTLLEDNLLDYTNSFRALLGLVAPADYPYEQKLLATMTTELSVEAQQVWQDWSARYLAQIEQLPLEQAVNDMQTNNPVYVLRNSMAQRAITAAEQGQFEEVDRVFRLLANPYIVQDIANDLDSSAPAPDTPQMPISCSS, encoded by the coding sequence ATGCGTTATCAAAACACTTACGTCAACCTAGACACGCGCCTTTATCATGAGCAGCCACCGACGCCACTAGACAATCCTCGTGTCGGTCACTTCAACACTCAAGTTGCTAAGCAGTTAGGCTGGACAAACGACGAGGACTTGATGACTAACTGGGTTGAGATATTGGGCGGTCAATACGTGCCAGCTGATTTCAAACCACTATCGATGGCCTATGCTGGTCACCAGTTTGGACAGTGGGCTGGGCAATTGGGCGACGGACGCGGTTTACTCATGGCGCAGGTACTCGATAATGATGGGCAGCCACAAGACTTGCATCTTAAAGGTGCTGGCTTGACGCCCTATTCACGCATGGGTGATGGACGAGCAGTCTTACGTAGTACTATTCGCGAATACCTGTGCGGTCATGCATTGACCCAGCTTGGCATTCCCTCATCTAACGCTTTGGGGTTTGTGGTATCTGATACGAGAGTGCGCCGTGAGCGTATCGAAGTAGGTGCAGCGTTGATGCGTGTGGCAGACAGTCATATACGTTTAGGTCATGTCGAATGGATTGCCAGCTTTGCCCCTGATGTACTGGGTGAGTTCACTGATTATATGATTGACACTTATTATCCAGAGTGCCGCAATAGCGAAACGCCTGTCTTAGCTTTCTTGACCGCAGTGGTTGAACGTACGGCTCGTATGATTGCTGATTGGCAATTGATTGGCTTTGCTCACGGTGTCATGAACACAGATAACTTATCTATCACAGGCAGTACTTTGGACTTCGGGCCGTTTGGCTTTATGGAGCGCTTTAATCCTGCATGGATTAATAATCACTCAGACCACACTGGTCGCTACGCTTATCAGAATCAGCCTGCTATCGGGCATTGGAACCTAAACGTTTGGCTGCCACACTTTATGCGTTTAGAAGGCGTCACCCGTGAGACGCTTGCTGAGTGTTTAGCGCCTTACGAAGCAACCTTTATGCAGCACTATCAGCAAGGTCTGTGCCGCAAGCTTGGCTTACCGCATCAAAGAGAAAGCCTCAGCTTAGCCTTTGAATGGTTGACACTATTAGAAGACAACTTGCTCGACTATACTAATAGCTTTCGCGCCCTACTCGGTTTGGTCGCACCAGCAGATTATCCTTATGAGCAAAAGCTACTGGCTACCATGACCACTGAATTAAGCGTTGAGGCGCAGCAAGTATGGCAAGACTGGTCAGCACGTTATCTGGCACAGATTGAGCAGCTGCCACTTGAGCAGGCAGTTAACGACATGCAGACCAACAATCCTGTTTATGTCCTTCGTAATAGCATGGCGCAGCGTGCAATTACTGCCGCAGAGCAAGGTCAGTTTGAAGAAGTTGATCGGGTATTCCGTTTACTGGCCAATCCTTACATTGTGCAAGATATCGCTAATGATTTAGATAGCAGTGCGCCTGCGCCTGATACACCGCAGATGCCTATTAGCTGCTCATCTTAG
- a CDS encoding NADP-dependent malic enzyme: MNDDTTSNTDNLSTEKEQFEQAALHYHEFPRPGKISVTPTKQLANQRDLALAYSPGVAVPCLEIQRDPKLASKYTARNNLVGVITNGTAVLGLGNIGPLASKPVMEGKGVLFKKFAGIDVFDIEIAQNDPDKFIEAVASLEPTFGGINLEDIKAPECFKIERVLRERMNIPVFHDDQHGTSIIVAAAMLNALLITGKKIEEIKIVCSGAGAAAISCLDIICALGVNKNNIIVSDSRGIINTSRENLDETKQRYARDITATSIEEVMDDVDMFLGLSMPGTLSEDMVRRMAKDPIVFALANPTPEIMPELAHAVRPDVIMATGRSDYPNQVNNALCFPYIFRGALDVGATTVNEEMKVACVKAIAAMAHVEATPTTSARNIEKMQSFGRDYLIPGPLEPNLIIEIASAVAKAAMDSGVATLPIDDMQAYRQRLSEFVYNSAFVMKPIFARAKADPKRIVYCEGEDNNILLAVQVVVDEKLAQPILVGRPSVIEANIKKLGLRLKAGENITIVNVDDDPRYKDYWQGYYEKNKRRGVSIELARRDVRRKTTLIGSLLVENGAADGMVCGTFGHYQLHLKYVESVIGKKQGMNDFYAMNAVLMQDRNIFIADTYVHEDPTAEQLAEMTVLATDQLRRFGITPRVALVSHSNFGASDRASAVKMRKVHELLTNMNVDFEFEGEMQGDAALNENIRLNDMPSSPLKGAANLLILPTLDASNIAFNLLKTATGSASIGPILLGTNKPVHILTPSATARGIVNMTALTVTEAQDLENEK; the protein is encoded by the coding sequence ATGAATGACGATACCACTTCGAATACGGATAACCTCAGTACAGAAAAAGAGCAGTTTGAACAAGCTGCCTTACATTACCATGAGTTTCCACGCCCAGGTAAAATTTCGGTAACCCCTACTAAGCAGCTAGCCAACCAACGTGATTTAGCACTCGCCTACTCTCCAGGCGTTGCTGTACCTTGTCTTGAGATCCAAAGAGATCCAAAACTTGCGTCTAAATACACTGCACGTAACAACCTAGTTGGTGTTATCACTAACGGTACTGCTGTATTGGGTCTGGGTAATATCGGTCCATTGGCATCGAAGCCAGTCATGGAAGGTAAAGGCGTTCTATTTAAGAAGTTCGCAGGTATCGACGTTTTTGATATTGAAATTGCTCAAAACGATCCAGATAAATTCATCGAAGCGGTTGCCTCGCTTGAGCCTACCTTTGGTGGTATCAACCTAGAAGACATCAAAGCACCAGAATGTTTCAAAATTGAGCGCGTACTACGTGAGCGCATGAACATTCCTGTGTTCCATGATGACCAACATGGTACGTCAATCATCGTTGCCGCAGCCATGCTAAATGCTTTGTTGATTACTGGCAAAAAAATCGAAGAGATTAAAATTGTTTGTTCAGGCGCAGGCGCAGCAGCCATTTCTTGCCTAGATATTATTTGCGCACTTGGCGTTAATAAGAACAACATTATTGTTTCAGACTCACGCGGTATCATCAATACTAGCCGTGAAAACCTTGATGAAACTAAACAGCGTTATGCTCGTGATATCACGGCTACTTCTATCGAAGAAGTCATGGACGATGTCGATATGTTCCTAGGCTTATCAATGCCAGGTACATTATCAGAAGATATGGTTCGCCGTATGGCAAAAGACCCTATCGTCTTTGCACTTGCCAACCCTACACCTGAAATCATGCCAGAATTGGCCCATGCGGTACGTCCAGACGTCATCATGGCAACGGGTCGTTCAGACTATCCAAACCAAGTAAACAACGCGCTATGCTTCCCGTATATCTTCCGCGGTGCATTGGATGTTGGTGCAACCACTGTTAACGAAGAGATGAAAGTGGCTTGCGTAAAAGCAATCGCTGCGATGGCACATGTTGAAGCCACTCCAACTACCAGTGCTAGAAACATCGAAAAGATGCAGAGCTTTGGTCGTGACTACTTAATCCCAGGCCCTCTAGAGCCAAATCTAATCATTGAGATCGCATCTGCTGTTGCCAAAGCAGCGATGGATTCAGGCGTTGCCACGCTACCGATCGATGACATGCAAGCCTATCGTCAGCGTCTGTCTGAGTTTGTTTATAACTCAGCGTTTGTGATGAAGCCAATCTTTGCTCGTGCTAAAGCCGATCCAAAACGTATCGTGTACTGTGAAGGTGAAGACAACAACATCTTGCTTGCTGTACAAGTGGTCGTTGATGAGAAGTTAGCACAACCTATCTTGGTTGGTCGCCCTTCAGTTATCGAAGCCAATATCAAAAAACTGGGCCTACGTCTAAAAGCTGGTGAGAATATTACCATCGTCAACGTTGATGACGATCCTCGCTACAAAGACTACTGGCAGGGTTACTACGAGAAGAACAAACGCCGCGGTGTAAGCATTGAGCTTGCTCGTCGTGATGTTCGCCGTAAGACGACTTTGATTGGTTCTTTGCTGGTTGAAAATGGTGCGGCAGATGGCATGGTATGTGGTACCTTTGGCCATTACCAATTGCATCTAAAATACGTTGAAAGCGTCATTGGCAAAAAACAAGGTATGAACGACTTCTATGCGATGAATGCGGTACTCATGCAAGATCGTAATATCTTTATCGCTGATACTTATGTCCATGAAGACCCAACAGCTGAACAATTGGCTGAAATGACTGTCTTGGCAACGGATCAGCTACGTCGCTTTGGTATTACGCCACGCGTCGCGCTAGTGTCTCATTCTAACTTTGGTGCTTCAGATCGTGCCAGCGCTGTCAAAATGCGCAAGGTTCATGAACTATTAACAAATATGAATGTCGACTTTGAGTTTGAAGGCGAAATGCAAGGTGATGCCGCGCTTAACGAAAATATTCGTCTAAACGATATGCCATCAAGCCCATTGAAAGGTGCAGCGAACTTGCTTATCTTGCCAACCCTTGATGCCTCAAACATCGCTTTCAACCTGCTTAAAACAGCGACTGGCAGTGCTTCTATTGGCCCTATCCTATTAGGTACTAATAAGCCGGTACACATTTTGACGCCATCAGCGACAGCGCGTGGTATCGTTAATATGACTGCATTGACCGTCACTGAAGCGCAAGACCTAGAAAACGAAAAATAG
- a CDS encoding tRNA nucleotidyltransferase — MQIYLVGGAVRDRLLKRPIKDKDFVVVGATVAEMIDAGFQQVGADFPVFLHPTSHEEYALARTERKQGSGYKGFSVHASPDVSLEDDLRRRDLTINAMAIEVTSLTDDTPINGQVIDYYGGLQDLKDKTLRHVSSAFSEDPLRVLRTVRFYSRYYDLGFTIADDTLTLMRQLVDTGELAHLSAERIWQESSRATMQLSPQVYWQKLFEIGALTEYFAPLHQAWDNVQIREAVQTALYFAGQMHLNLSQRWALLMTSLSSSLFNSENSESPSNVSTATKNINAIGNKAKVPKAHTQFATLFAQQAEKLSTINSLNAAEKIDLIQACGAHKEPDKLSQLLVCSHVLQLATQHRQMMLALNSFHAVSMTDIAPDLKGPAIGTALRQSRIEHLQAQQ, encoded by the coding sequence ATGCAAATTTACCTCGTAGGCGGTGCTGTACGCGATCGACTGCTCAAGCGTCCTATCAAGGACAAGGACTTTGTCGTCGTTGGCGCTACTGTGGCAGAGATGATTGATGCAGGGTTTCAACAAGTGGGCGCTGACTTTCCTGTGTTTTTGCATCCGACCAGTCATGAAGAGTATGCATTGGCACGCACAGAGCGCAAGCAAGGCTCAGGCTACAAAGGTTTTAGCGTACATGCCAGTCCCGATGTCAGTCTAGAGGATGATTTGCGCCGTCGTGACTTAACCATCAACGCGATGGCAATCGAAGTTACCAGCTTAACTGACGACACCCCGATTAATGGACAGGTCATCGACTACTATGGCGGACTACAAGACTTAAAAGACAAGACATTACGTCATGTGTCCAGTGCTTTTAGTGAAGACCCATTACGTGTGCTTCGGACCGTGCGTTTCTATAGTCGTTACTACGATTTGGGATTTACCATCGCGGATGACACTTTAACGCTGATGCGTCAATTGGTCGATACAGGAGAGCTGGCTCATTTGAGCGCCGAACGTATTTGGCAAGAGTCGAGTCGCGCAACCATGCAGCTATCACCGCAAGTCTATTGGCAAAAACTGTTTGAAATTGGTGCACTCACAGAGTATTTCGCGCCTTTGCATCAAGCTTGGGACAATGTCCAAATAAGAGAAGCAGTGCAGACAGCGTTATACTTTGCAGGACAGATGCATTTAAATTTATCACAGCGTTGGGCGCTACTAATGACTAGCCTGTCTTCATCATTATTTAATAGCGAAAACTCTGAGTCTCCGTCTAACGTATCAACCGCTACAAAAAATATTAACGCTATCGGTAATAAAGCCAAAGTCCCCAAAGCACATACTCAGTTCGCAACCTTATTCGCTCAGCAAGCTGAAAAACTAAGCACAATAAACAGTCTAAATGCGGCTGAAAAAATCGATCTAATCCAAGCCTGCGGTGCGCATAAGGAGCCTGATAAGCTCTCTCAACTGCTAGTGTGCAGTCATGTGTTACAGCTGGCAACACAGCATCGCCAAATGATGCTAGCCCTAAATAGCTTTCACGCTGTCAGCATGACTGACATTGCGCCAGACCTTAAAGGCCCCGCTATTGGTACAGCCTTACGCCAAAGCAGGATTGAACACTTGCAAGCGCAACAATGA
- a CDS encoding pteridine reductase produces MNQKLNAYQAENINNQAPVMLVTGSARRIGAAIVKAAHRQGYRVIIHCHRSEQDANDLADYLNNIRANSAKVIVADLTIVNDGAALDSFVKNIVEAFGQLDVLVHNASRFYPSPLGSINHAQWDELLLTNAKAPLLLSQSLLPYLKQQQGCIVSLLDIHAHDRPFNNYTVYNMAKAAHRMMVQSLALEMAPEVRVNGVAPGVNILPDPTSDQAIDNDQQQSIIDAIPMRRIGQPDEIAHSVLYLVQANYVTGEIITVDGGRSLTIAGGHL; encoded by the coding sequence ATGAACCAAAAACTTAATGCCTACCAAGCAGAAAATATAAATAACCAAGCGCCAGTGATGCTTGTCACAGGTAGTGCTAGGCGCATTGGGGCGGCTATTGTTAAAGCGGCTCATAGGCAAGGTTACCGCGTCATTATTCATTGTCACCGTAGTGAACAAGACGCTAATGACTTGGCTGACTATCTGAACAACATCCGTGCTAATAGTGCAAAAGTTATCGTTGCTGATTTAACGATAGTCAACGATGGAGCGGCTTTAGACAGCTTTGTTAAAAATATCGTAGAGGCATTTGGACAGCTTGATGTACTGGTGCATAATGCTTCGCGGTTTTATCCTAGCCCACTCGGTAGTATCAATCATGCACAGTGGGATGAGTTGCTTTTGACCAATGCGAAAGCCCCTTTATTACTAAGCCAATCCCTACTACCTTATCTTAAGCAACAACAAGGCTGTATTGTCAGCTTATTGGACATACACGCACATGATAGACCGTTTAACAACTATACTGTCTACAACATGGCAAAGGCTGCGCATCGAATGATGGTACAGTCGCTAGCGTTAGAGATGGCGCCAGAAGTACGGGTCAACGGAGTTGCTCCTGGAGTCAACATTTTGCCTGACCCTACTAGCGACCAAGCTATTGATAACGATCAACAACAAAGTATCATCGATGCTATCCCTATGCGGCGAATAGGCCAACCTGATGAGATTGCTCATAGTGTGCTGTATCTTGTGCAGGCAAATTATGTCACAGGAGAGATCATCACTGTGGATGGTGGACGTAGCCTAACCATAGCTGGCGGTCACCTGTAA
- a CDS encoding manganese efflux pump MntP family protein has translation MSWTLYSTRENHMNPIALLLLALSMSTDAFSVAISKGASLKNPRFTEALRMGVTFGTIEAITPIIGWLIGHSATSFVDASFIEAWDHWVAFVILFALGLHMLYEGLKPSDEMAEAPSRHSFLKLAITAFGTSIDAMAVGVSLAFVKVNILLAAGLIGLATTVMVTLGVMLGKVLGSLIGHRAEIFGGVMLIAIGTWILLSHLQ, from the coding sequence ATGTCGTGGACTCTATACTCGACCAGAGAAAATCACATGAACCCTATCGCACTTCTATTACTTGCGCTTTCTATGTCTACTGATGCCTTTTCTGTGGCAATCAGTAAAGGCGCAAGTCTTAAAAACCCTCGTTTTACCGAAGCTTTAAGAATGGGTGTTACTTTTGGCACCATTGAAGCGATCACGCCTATTATTGGTTGGTTAATTGGTCATTCTGCCACATCTTTTGTAGATGCGTCTTTTATTGAGGCATGGGATCATTGGGTCGCGTTTGTCATACTTTTTGCGCTTGGTCTGCACATGCTATATGAGGGACTGAAGCCAAGTGATGAAATGGCAGAAGCGCCGTCGAGACACTCTTTCCTTAAACTTGCCATAACTGCATTTGGTACCAGCATCGATGCCATGGCTGTCGGTGTAAGCCTGGCATTTGTAAAGGTCAATATTTTACTGGCGGCAGGTCTTATTGGCTTGGCCACTACAGTAATGGTCACGCTAGGGGTGATGTTAGGTAAGGTGTTAGGTTCATTAATCGGTCATAGAGCTGAAATATTTGGTGGTGTGATGCTAATTGCCATCGGTACATGGATTTTATTAAGCCATCTTCAATGA
- a CDS encoding TonB-dependent receptor, giving the protein MKSHHQVALSVLTLCISQQLYAQTDNAVDVSLNAQDSAELASSTVSNETPNVTLDTINVTAKARTGTALAQKISEMPAVTQVITENEIQMQATGNRTTGDILAQLIPSLGTSSGSTSNYGTTMHGRPVQFLLNGVPLSGSRSLSRELNSIDTSQLERVEVLSGATSIYGAGASGGLINLVTKSLVGYGPIRQTRVGVSSSRDFDSDSFGYNVGQSLGYGGERVYGRLDVDYETKGGKFDSKGDRVSPDVNQTDQQDTESLSVNGSLGVELTDSQRLDLAVTYYKDEQDTDYGPDYGDGLAALFGAKPSLKAIDGANVENEPYTEKSSVNLSYNDDDFVGSGSSLSLTGYYRDEKGRFYPSGKTAGDQATEVWQNNGLTDTATLKKLASAATFVTQSEADIEVMGLRAAMQTETEVAGKKTLFSYGADFERENSEQTYYGQDLNTFLASNGLSAQTNGLTYNGGPDTTIDKWGAFVNADVDITDKWHTSAGVRYQKLKSETDTFTPIYEQLLEEYFNSSAISGTSAAYGIDYQAGNVEKGSTDHDKTLFNLGTSYQITPNDQVFANFSQGFTTADIQRALRDVRAGFVVNSDNVQPITTNNYEFGWQGKHGDTAARLSGFYNESDKVVRFTDSYTVEVVDTDERVYGVEGSLSHDISDKWQVGGSVAYTRGQYDKDGDWLELDAVRLTPLKGTAFAQYNFDEGSNIRLQALAIGGDDKAFKDQQQDPDSSALPVTGYMTLDVLGQVNMPVGRVDYGVYNLLNKDYLTVYHQTTYGDLNRLPASGTTYGLSYTVDY; this is encoded by the coding sequence ATGAAAAGCCATCATCAAGTTGCTCTATCTGTTCTTACCCTTTGTATTAGTCAGCAATTATATGCACAAACCGACAATGCAGTAGACGTTTCATTAAATGCGCAGGATTCAGCGGAACTGGCTTCAAGTACAGTGTCTAATGAGACGCCTAATGTGACTTTAGACACTATCAATGTCACGGCTAAAGCTAGAACGGGTACGGCGCTGGCTCAGAAGATTAGTGAGATGCCAGCCGTCACGCAAGTAATTACTGAAAACGAGATTCAGATGCAGGCGACGGGTAACCGTACCACTGGTGACATCTTGGCACAGCTGATTCCGAGCTTGGGTACCAGTAGTGGCTCGACCAGTAACTACGGCACCACCATGCATGGCCGTCCAGTACAGTTTTTGCTAAATGGTGTGCCGTTAAGCGGTTCACGCAGTCTTTCCCGTGAGCTTAACAGTATTGATACGTCACAGCTTGAGCGGGTAGAGGTGCTTTCGGGTGCCACTAGTATCTATGGTGCTGGCGCGTCAGGTGGTCTGATTAACCTTGTGACTAAATCTCTGGTGGGTTATGGCCCTATTAGACAAACCAGAGTGGGCGTTAGTAGCAGTCGTGACTTTGATTCAGATTCATTTGGCTATAATGTAGGGCAATCTTTAGGATATGGCGGTGAGCGGGTTTATGGGCGCTTAGATGTTGATTATGAGACCAAAGGTGGTAAGTTTGATAGCAAGGGCGACCGAGTTAGCCCTGATGTCAACCAAACGGATCAACAAGATACCGAATCGCTAAGTGTGAATGGTAGCTTGGGTGTAGAACTCACCGACAGCCAACGTCTTGACCTTGCAGTGACTTATTATAAGGATGAGCAAGATACTGACTACGGCCCAGATTATGGTGATGGTTTGGCAGCGTTATTTGGCGCAAAACCTTCTTTGAAGGCCATTGATGGTGCCAACGTAGAAAATGAGCCATATACCGAAAAAAGCTCAGTAAATTTGAGCTATAACGACGATGATTTTGTAGGCTCAGGGTCTAGCCTAAGCTTGACGGGTTACTACCGAGATGAGAAAGGCCGTTTTTACCCTTCTGGTAAAACTGCAGGAGACCAAGCGACTGAAGTATGGCAAAACAATGGTCTAACTGATACAGCCACACTGAAGAAACTGGCAAGTGCTGCAACATTTGTCACTCAATCAGAAGCTGATATCGAAGTAATGGGCTTACGTGCCGCCATGCAAACCGAGACGGAAGTCGCAGGCAAAAAGACACTGTTTAGCTACGGTGCTGATTTCGAGCGCGAAAACAGTGAGCAAACTTACTACGGTCAAGACCTAAATACGTTTCTTGCTAGTAATGGCTTAAGTGCCCAAACAAATGGGCTTACTTATAATGGTGGACCAGATACTACCATCGATAAATGGGGCGCTTTTGTCAATGCAGATGTAGATATAACTGACAAGTGGCATACCAGTGCTGGTGTGCGTTACCAAAAGCTAAAATCTGAGACTGATACCTTTACGCCCATCTATGAGCAACTGCTTGAAGAGTATTTTAATAGTTCTGCTATCAGTGGAACAAGTGCAGCTTACGGCATTGACTATCAAGCTGGCAACGTAGAAAAAGGTAGCACAGATCACGACAAAACCTTGTTTAATCTCGGTACTAGCTATCAGATAACACCGAATGATCAAGTTTTTGCTAATTTTTCACAAGGGTTTACGACAGCCGATATTCAACGGGCGCTGCGTGATGTGCGTGCAGGGTTTGTGGTTAATTCAGACAACGTACAACCGATTACAACCAATAACTACGAGTTTGGCTGGCAAGGCAAACATGGCGATACAGCAGCACGCTTAAGTGGTTTTTACAACGAATCAGATAAGGTCGTGCGCTTTACTGACAGCTATACCGTAGAAGTTGTCGATACCGATGAGCGTGTCTATGGCGTGGAAGGGTCGCTTAGTCATGATATCAGTGACAAGTGGCAAGTAGGCGGCAGTGTGGCGTATACCCGCGGTCAGTACGATAAGGATGGTGATTGGCTGGAGCTCGATGCAGTACGTCTAACACCGCTAAAAGGTACGGCATTTGCTCAGTATAATTTCGATGAAGGCAGCAATATTCGTCTGCAAGCACTGGCAATCGGCGGTGATGATAAAGCCTTTAAAGACCAACAACAAGACCCTGACTCTAGTGCCTTACCAGTTACCGGTTATATGACCCTTGATGTATTGGGCCAAGTAAATATGCCAGTCGGCCGAGTAGATTATGGCGTTTATAACTTGCTTAATAAGGACTATTTAACGGTCTATCATCAAACCACGTATGGCGATCTGAACCGTTTACCTGCCTCAGGCACGACTTATGGCTTAAGCTATACCGTCGATTATTAA
- a CDS encoding DHA2 family efflux MFS transporter permease subunit produces MSNAPINKAPINKTSTNETSINEASNSSGNGFTDKQVQQVLLTLLLGGTVVSFSNSALNPAIPVFMSAFDVDIVMGGWVLNAYVLAMSVGLMLSGYLNKKFPFKHVYLAAIFGFMLGSVIGMLASSMSFVIIARAIQGLSGGLIIPLSIGMLYQIYPQQQHGRVMALWGIVIMMSLAFGPLVGAYLVEQFAWWTLFAITLPLSMAVMAMVWWLIPDMRSYEKKSPFDTIGFISLLTWLLAMMVWLSTLKIDFTGGLFNSDGLLKIATLGLLSIGFLLSAMAWWAYERRQKHPLLDVRLFNNKTYLHSNIISITQTVGLMLCLLLLPVLIQDVMGESALWTGVVLMVATLVASIITHYAGKMVDKQGARGIGIVGIAISALSTLMLAWCLYQPTLWLLMLIMSMRGVGVGLAYLPTTTVGFSSLPKDSVTEGAALNNISRRIISTIFITLSTLYIGSRSAQLLAAGSSDGMASAIQEILVVIAVILLFTIPSACKLPRSP; encoded by the coding sequence ATGAGCAACGCCCCTATAAATAAAGCACCTATAAATAAAACCTCTACAAATGAGACATCTATAAACGAAGCCTCGAATAGTAGTGGTAATGGCTTTACCGACAAACAGGTACAGCAGGTGTTACTGACACTACTGCTCGGCGGTACGGTGGTCAGCTTTAGTAATAGTGCGCTCAATCCAGCGATTCCTGTCTTTATGTCGGCGTTTGATGTCGATATCGTGATGGGGGGCTGGGTGTTAAATGCTTATGTCTTGGCCATGAGTGTGGGGCTAATGCTGAGTGGCTACTTAAACAAAAAGTTTCCGTTTAAGCATGTTTATTTGGCGGCAATTTTTGGATTTATGCTGGGCTCAGTCATTGGGATGCTGGCGTCTAGTATGAGCTTTGTCATCATTGCCAGAGCCATACAAGGACTGAGTGGCGGTCTGATTATCCCATTGTCTATTGGTATGCTGTATCAGATTTATCCGCAGCAGCAGCACGGTAGAGTAATGGCGCTATGGGGCATTGTTATTATGATGTCATTAGCGTTTGGCCCTTTGGTCGGTGCTTACTTGGTTGAGCAGTTTGCGTGGTGGACACTGTTTGCCATTACGTTACCACTTAGTATGGCGGTCATGGCGATGGTGTGGTGGTTAATACCTGACATGCGCTCATATGAAAAAAAGAGCCCTTTCGATACGATCGGGTTTATCAGCTTACTCACTTGGCTGCTTGCGATGATGGTTTGGCTGAGCACGCTGAAAATAGATTTTACTGGTGGCTTATTCAACAGTGACGGCTTATTAAAAATAGCCACGTTGGGTTTATTGTCTATTGGATTTTTACTGTCCGCGATGGCTTGGTGGGCATACGAGCGGCGTCAGAAACATCCATTATTAGACGTGCGCTTGTTTAACAATAAAACCTATTTGCACAGTAATATCATTAGCATTACCCAAACAGTCGGTTTGATGCTGTGTCTCTTGTTATTACCCGTGTTGATACAAGACGTGATGGGCGAGAGTGCTTTATGGACAGGTGTTGTCCTGATGGTCGCGACGCTCGTGGCCAGTATCATCACGCATTACGCTGGCAAGATGGTAGATAAGCAAGGTGCCAGAGGGATTGGCATCGTAGGAATTGCGATTAGTGCGCTGTCTACCTTGATGCTGGCATGGTGCTTGTATCAGCCCACACTTTGGCTATTAATGTTGATTATGAGTATGCGCGGTGTCGGAGTGGGTCTAGCATACCTGCCAACTACGACCGTTGGGTTTAGCAGCTTACCCAAAGACTCAGTCACTGAAGGAGCCGCCCTTAATAACATCAGTCGCCGCATCATCTCTACCATATTTATCACGCTGTCGACCCTTTATATAGGCAGTCGAAGTGCGCAGTTATTAGCAGCAGGTAGTAGTGATGGCATGGCAAGCGCGATCCAAGAAATACTGGTGGTCATCGCGGTGATTTTATTATTCACGATTCCTTCAGCGTGCAAATTGCCACGATCCCCATAG